A genomic stretch from Rhodobacterales bacterium HKCCA1288 includes:
- a CDS encoding thiamine pyrophosphate-binding protein has protein sequence MGQGNHSEKTVADYIAQFIQLLGISNVHGLTGGGASGLNDAFIRNNHLSYLCYHHEQSAGYAALGEARKTGRWAIVNPTTGCGGTNCITPVLNAFQDSIPLVIISGNVPTNTLSSKINESLPQPIRSYGVQEHDIITTVRSITKFTELLDMRTNIGEALYECFEKAIDNRRGPVWIDVPSDIQHLLIDASEFDCIHDHTSQLLAKLKSRNSFHNQKKFNRLNVAIEKSQRPLLLIGGGGTSNPILRQRINEFILSKDIPVVATYAGTNVVDHSYNYYLGCVGIKGNRTANFAVQNADLLIVLGSRLGFASVGYEVEKFAKNAKIFILDVDPAELDKNKLLFGDRAENILGDISSFLDSKPGEFEAMTDDWRYKCKYIKENWSDIENNLSHYKYEGISIYNVISELNKNRYDDCNFVIDAGSISYVGPTCLKFNSSRSFIFSPAQADMGCALPSSLGVAACSQRKTICITGDGSFMSNLQELATLSYHRYDVVVILLNNNGYLSITNTQKNNYSPNNIFGEHEGRGLKFPYYEKVCLAFDIPYQRIDNVEDLSNIDLAGPRVIDVNCVSSEEIAPYQARIDGVQAGAHDMAPFRPIEELRAMASVDLKFVR, from the coding sequence ATGGGACAAGGTAACCATTCAGAAAAGACAGTGGCTGATTATATAGCACAATTCATTCAGCTATTGGGGATATCGAATGTCCACGGCTTAACGGGTGGTGGTGCATCCGGCCTAAATGATGCATTTATACGAAATAATCATCTTTCTTATTTGTGTTATCATCACGAACAATCAGCAGGATATGCGGCCCTTGGTGAGGCACGAAAAACTGGGCGATGGGCCATAGTGAATCCTACAACAGGATGCGGGGGTACAAATTGTATCACTCCAGTTTTAAACGCGTTCCAGGACTCAATCCCACTAGTGATAATTTCGGGGAATGTCCCAACAAATACACTATCATCAAAAATTAATGAAAGCTTGCCACAGCCAATTCGCTCTTATGGGGTGCAAGAGCACGATATTATAACAACAGTGCGATCCATCACTAAGTTTACTGAATTACTCGACATGCGCACCAATATTGGTGAAGCGCTATATGAATGTTTTGAGAAAGCTATTGATAATCGTAGAGGTCCAGTTTGGATTGACGTTCCTTCAGATATTCAACACCTGCTTATTGATGCCTCTGAGTTTGATTGTATTCATGACCATACATCACAACTTCTTGCAAAGCTAAAATCTAGAAATTCATTTCATAACCAAAAAAAATTCAATAGATTGAACGTAGCAATAGAAAAATCTCAGCGGCCTTTACTGTTAATTGGTGGCGGCGGAACAAGTAATCCTATCCTGAGGCAAAGAATTAATGAGTTTATTTTATCTAAAGATATTCCCGTCGTTGCAACATACGCTGGAACAAACGTAGTTGATCATAGCTATAATTACTATCTTGGCTGTGTGGGCATTAAAGGAAATCGAACTGCAAATTTTGCTGTACAAAATGCCGATTTATTAATTGTTCTAGGAAGCAGGCTTGGGTTTGCGTCAGTAGGATACGAAGTTGAAAAGTTTGCTAAAAACGCAAAAATCTTCATTTTAGACGTAGATCCTGCTGAATTAGACAAAAATAAATTGTTATTTGGGGATCGTGCCGAAAACATTTTGGGAGATATATCTTCATTTCTGGATTCGAAGCCTGGTGAGTTTGAAGCCATGACGGATGATTGGAGGTATAAATGCAAGTATATAAAAGAAAATTGGAGTGACATAGAAAACAATTTGTCTCACTATAAATATGAGGGGATAAGTATTTATAATGTTATATCTGAGTTAAATAAGAATAGGTATGATGATTGCAATTTTGTAATTGATGCTGGAAGTATAAGTTACGTAGGCCCCACATGTTTGAAGTTTAATTCCAGTCGCTCATTTATATTTTCTCCCGCGCAAGCGGACATGGGTTGCGCCTTGCCCAGCTCGCTAGGCGTAGCTGCTTGCTCACAACGCAAAACCATTTGTATTACTGGTGATGGAAGTTTTATGAGCAACCTTCAAGAACTTGCCACTTTGAGCTACCATCGATATGATGTTGTTGTGATTTTGTTGAATAACAATGGCTATCTCAGCATAACAAACACACAAAAAAATAATTATAGCCCAAATAATATATTCGGTGAACACGAGGGTCGCGGTCTAAAATTTCCATACTATGAAAAGGTTTGCTTGGCTTTTGACATTCCTTATCAACGCATCGACAACGTTGAAGACCTATCAAACATTGATTTGGCCGGGCCCCGCGTAATAGATGTAAACTGTGTATCTTCTGAAGAAATAGCTCCATATCAAGCACGAATTGATGGTGTTCAAGCAGGTGCGCATGACATGGCCCCTTTTCGTCCAATTGAGGAATTGAGGGCTATGGCTAGCGTAGACTTGAAATTCGTCAGGTGA
- the rfbG gene encoding CDP-glucose 4,6-dehydratase, translating into MICKDFWIDKKVLVTGHTGFKGAWLTLWLQQLGANLFGISNESFGSNSMYELCNISGNLKNGKLNISDRGDITRHDEICEVIKKINPHVIFHLAAQPLVLKSYQSPQDTYLANVLGTLNVLEAARDCTDLRVVISVTTDKVYENTELTKVAFREEHPLGGYDPYSASKACADILSQSHYNVFLKKNGVELATVRAGNVIGGGDWAANRLVPDLIRSAIKNEKLVLRYPNAVRPWQYVLDPIRGYIILAQYLANSANIEDTRFNFGPTLDVQITVLELVKQLCNEINLPFSCEIKSAYSHHEANYLNLNSEKAQKLLGWESILTSHLAISHTANWYKCWMEGRDVHEISIKSIEKMTI; encoded by the coding sequence ATGATTTGCAAGGACTTTTGGATCGACAAGAAAGTTTTGGTTACCGGGCACACGGGCTTCAAGGGCGCGTGGCTTACTCTGTGGCTTCAGCAATTAGGAGCAAATCTCTTCGGCATTTCCAATGAAAGTTTCGGTTCAAACAGTATGTATGAACTTTGCAATATATCTGGAAATTTAAAGAATGGAAAATTAAACATCTCTGATCGGGGCGACATAACACGGCATGACGAAATTTGCGAGGTGATAAAAAAGATAAACCCTCACGTCATTTTTCATCTAGCTGCACAACCCCTTGTTTTAAAATCATATCAATCGCCTCAGGATACTTATTTGGCAAATGTACTAGGAACCCTAAATGTTCTGGAAGCAGCTCGTGATTGCACTGACTTAAGAGTAGTAATTTCTGTAACGACCGATAAAGTGTATGAAAATACCGAGCTGACGAAGGTTGCATTTCGTGAAGAACACCCACTTGGCGGTTACGACCCCTACAGTGCAAGCAAAGCCTGCGCAGACATACTAAGCCAGTCTCACTACAATGTTTTTCTCAAAAAAAACGGCGTCGAGTTAGCGACCGTGAGAGCTGGGAATGTGATAGGAGGCGGTGATTGGGCTGCTAACAGATTAGTCCCAGACTTGATACGAAGCGCAATTAAAAATGAGAAACTCGTTTTAAGATACCCCAACGCTGTACGCCCTTGGCAGTATGTATTGGACCCAATAAGAGGATACATTATTCTCGCTCAGTATTTGGCTAATAGTGCAAATATTGAAGATACAAGATTTAATTTTGGTCCAACTCTTGATGTTCAAATTACAGTGTTAGAGTTAGTAAAGCAGTTGTGCAATGAAATAAATCTGCCGTTTTCATGTGAAATTAAAAGTGCTTATAGTCATCATGAAGCGAATTATTTAAATCTGAATTCAGAAAAAGCACAAAAATTGCTTGGATGGGAATCTATCTTAACATCTCATTTAGCTATATCTCACACAGCGAATTGGTATAAGTGTTGGATGGAAGGGAGGGACGTGCATGAAATTTCCATAAAAAGTATAGAAAAAATGACTATTTAA
- the rfbF gene encoding glucose-1-phosphate cytidylyltransferase, with translation MKVVLLAGGLGTRLSEETDLKPKPMVEIGGKPILWHIMKLYSHYGFNDFIICCGYKGYVIKEYFSNYFMHQSDVTIDLEKNSIEYHKGRSEPWRITLVDTGQHTMTGGRLKRLSGYISENETFMATYGDGIGNIDIGALVRFHNKHGRMATLTSVVPPGRFGAIELEGEQVLSFREKPTQETARINGGFFVLSGSVLNLIDGDATIWEREPLETLASLGQLMAFNHTGFWRPMDTLRDKIDLNAIWDTGNAKWCVW, from the coding sequence GTGAAAGTTGTACTCCTTGCAGGCGGATTAGGTACTCGATTAAGTGAAGAAACTGACCTTAAGCCCAAGCCGATGGTCGAAATTGGCGGCAAGCCAATTCTGTGGCACATCATGAAATTATACTCTCATTATGGGTTCAATGACTTCATAATATGCTGCGGATACAAAGGGTATGTAATTAAAGAATATTTTTCAAATTATTTTATGCATCAATCTGATGTGACGATTGATTTAGAAAAAAATTCCATTGAATACCACAAAGGTAGATCTGAGCCGTGGCGCATCACTTTAGTCGATACGGGACAACATACAATGACTGGAGGGCGCTTGAAAAGGCTGTCAGGCTATATTTCAGAGAACGAGACGTTTATGGCGACTTATGGCGATGGAATTGGAAATATCGATATTGGTGCTCTTGTAAGATTCCATAACAAACACGGCCGTATGGCCACACTGACGTCTGTTGTTCCACCAGGTCGATTTGGAGCAATTGAATTAGAGGGCGAGCAAGTTCTCAGTTTTCGAGAGAAACCAACTCAGGAAACTGCAAGGATTAACGGAGGTTTTTTTGTGTTGTCTGGGAGCGTTCTTAATTTGATTGATGGAGATGCAACGATATGGGAGCGCGAGCCGTTAGAAACACTCGCTAGCTTGGGACAGTTGATGGCTTTTAACCATACAGGATTTTGGCGCCCTATGGATACCTTGAGAGACAAGATAGATCTAAACGCGATATGGGACACTGGTAACGCAAAATGGTGTGTGTGGTAA
- the rfbH gene encoding lipopolysaccharide biosynthesis protein RfbH, whose protein sequence is MIKKSDILSASREYFDQKFSEVPFEAGVSYVPVSGKVLDADDCASLVDASLDMWLTAGRFAAQFEPTLAKKCGRRLAKLTVSGSAANLLAFSTLTSWKLGDKRIKPGDEVITVAAGFPTTVAPIIQNGCVPVFVDIDLDTHNVCVEAVRRAVTNKTRAIMIAHSLGNPFDVVAIREICDEHSLYLIEDCCDAFGATVTMADGSERLVGTFGDLSTLSFYPAHHITMGEGGAVLMDSLRLARICESFRDWGRDCYCEPGTDNTCGKRFDWQLGELPEGYDHKYTYSHVGYNLKVSDMQAAVGLSQLKKVDYFIERRRENFDYLTDRLIEERLDQYFYLPKATPSTKPSWFGYLLTIRETEKLSRTSIVTALENLRVGTRLLFAGNLTKQPGFMNESFRVSGALTNTDYVMNNSFWVGVWPGLRTEHLDYVVSSLKVAVQQGAR, encoded by the coding sequence ATGATCAAGAAGTCAGACATTTTATCGGCCAGCAGGGAGTATTTCGACCAAAAGTTTTCGGAAGTGCCATTCGAGGCCGGCGTTAGTTACGTTCCAGTGTCCGGTAAAGTGCTAGATGCAGATGACTGTGCTTCTCTTGTAGATGCGTCGCTTGACATGTGGCTGACTGCGGGTAGGTTTGCCGCACAGTTTGAGCCCACTTTAGCAAAAAAATGCGGCCGCAGACTGGCAAAATTAACAGTCTCTGGCTCTGCTGCAAATTTGCTGGCATTTTCAACACTCACTTCGTGGAAACTCGGCGATAAGCGTATCAAACCGGGCGATGAAGTGATTACTGTGGCGGCCGGATTTCCGACCACGGTGGCTCCAATTATTCAAAACGGCTGTGTTCCGGTATTTGTCGACATAGATCTCGATACTCACAACGTGTGTGTGGAAGCGGTGCGTCGCGCAGTTACCAACAAAACGCGTGCAATCATGATAGCTCACAGTTTAGGAAATCCGTTTGATGTCGTTGCGATACGAGAAATATGCGATGAGCACAGTCTTTATTTGATTGAGGATTGTTGCGATGCCTTTGGGGCTACCGTCACTATGGCAGATGGATCTGAAAGACTTGTTGGCACCTTCGGCGATCTATCAACTCTCAGTTTTTATCCTGCCCACCACATAACAATGGGAGAAGGCGGCGCAGTACTCATGGACAGTCTACGCTTGGCTCGGATCTGCGAAAGTTTTCGTGACTGGGGTAGAGACTGCTACTGTGAGCCTGGAACAGATAATACCTGTGGGAAGCGCTTTGATTGGCAGTTGGGTGAGTTACCTGAGGGCTATGACCATAAATACACATACAGCCATGTCGGTTATAACCTAAAAGTCTCCGATATGCAGGCGGCGGTTGGCTTGAGCCAGCTAAAGAAGGTTGATTACTTCATTGAGCGTCGTAGAGAAAACTTTGATTACTTAACAGACAGGCTTATCGAAGAACGTCTGGATCAATATTTCTATCTTCCTAAAGCAACGCCGAGTACTAAGCCGTCTTGGTTTGGCTATTTATTAACAATCCGTGAGACTGAGAAGCTATCGCGGACATCGATCGTGACTGCGTTAGAAAATTTGAGGGTCGGGACGCGCCTATTGTTTGCTGGTAATCTAACAAAGCAGCCAGGATTTATGAATGAGAGCTTTAGAGTTAGCGGTGCTTTAACCAATACAGACTATGTCATGAATAACTCGTTTTGGGTTGGTGTATGGCCTGGATTGCGAACAGAGCATCTAGATTATGTGGTAAGTTCATTAAAAGTTGCAGTTCAGCAGGGGGCACGTTGA
- a CDS encoding MarR family EPS-associated transcriptional regulator, which yields MSELAGRASCGSFERNQKSNRNDLRFRILRLLENNPQMSHRQIAQELGVSAGAVNYCINALIEKGFVKVRNFRENDNKLRYLYLLTPEGMSAKLALAHEFLIRKALEYQALRHELDTLVSELEDLDYKPDGQKA from the coding sequence ATATCGGAGCTTGCGGGTAGGGCTTCGTGCGGTAGCTTTGAACGCAACCAAAAGTCCAACCGGAATGACCTGAGGTTTCGTATTCTTCGCTTGCTTGAGAATAATCCTCAGATGTCCCACCGGCAGATCGCGCAAGAGCTTGGTGTTAGTGCTGGCGCCGTAAACTATTGCATTAATGCATTGATTGAAAAAGGCTTTGTGAAGGTGCGTAATTTTCGTGAGAACGACAATAAGTTGCGGTATTTGTACTTGCTCACTCCAGAGGGTATGTCAGCTAAATTAGCTTTAGCCCACGAATTTTTGATCCGGAAGGCGCTTGAGTATCAGGCATTGAGGCATGAGCTAGACACATTGGTGTCTGAATTAGAAGACTTGGACTACAAACCTGACGGCCAAAAGGCCTGA